In Pseudodesulfovibrio hydrargyri, a single window of DNA contains:
- a CDS encoding aldo/keto reductase: MKTRMLGKGGLSVSAIGLGCMGMSDFYGPREESQSLGTLNHALDVGVNFWDTADMYGLGGNERLLGKVLAKRRDEVVLATKFGVVRNAEGEFTGLDGRPEYVRKACEASLRRLGTDHIDLYYQHRMDPDVPIEETVGAMARLVEEGKVRHLGLCEITADELRRAAAVHPITALQYEYSLWTREVEGDILDACRELGIGLVAYSPMGRGFLTGKIKSRNDLSPDDWRLENPRFSEANLARNLKLVETVEAVARDKGCTPAQLALAWLLAQGGDVVPIPGTRRAERLDENAAAVDVGLSAEDLRRIDAALPPGTASGERY; this comes from the coding sequence ATGAAAACGAGAATGTTGGGAAAGGGCGGCCTGAGCGTCTCGGCGATCGGGCTCGGCTGCATGGGCATGTCCGATTTCTATGGGCCGAGAGAGGAAAGCCAGTCACTCGGGACGTTGAACCATGCCCTGGACGTGGGCGTGAACTTCTGGGACACGGCGGACATGTACGGCCTGGGCGGGAACGAACGCCTGCTCGGCAAGGTGCTCGCCAAGCGCCGGGATGAGGTCGTTCTGGCCACCAAGTTCGGTGTGGTGCGGAACGCCGAAGGCGAATTCACCGGCCTGGACGGCCGTCCGGAATACGTGCGTAAGGCCTGCGAGGCCAGCCTGCGCCGTCTCGGCACGGACCATATCGATCTCTACTATCAGCACAGGATGGACCCGGACGTGCCCATCGAGGAGACCGTAGGGGCCATGGCCCGCTTGGTGGAGGAAGGCAAGGTGCGCCATCTGGGGCTGTGCGAGATCACGGCGGACGAGCTGCGCCGCGCGGCGGCGGTGCACCCCATCACCGCGCTGCAATACGAGTATTCCCTGTGGACCCGCGAGGTCGAGGGCGACATCCTTGACGCCTGCCGGGAGCTCGGCATCGGCCTGGTGGCCTACAGCCCCATGGGGCGCGGCTTTCTGACCGGGAAGATCAAGAGCCGCAACGACCTGAGCCCGGACGACTGGCGGCTGGAGAATCCGCGCTTTTCCGAAGCGAACCTGGCCCGGAACCTCAAGCTGGTCGAGACCGTGGAGGCCGTGGCCCGGGACAAGGGCTGCACCCCGGCCCAGCTGGCCCTGGCCTGGCTGCTCGCCCAGGGCGGGGACGTGGTCCCCATCCCCGGCACCCGCCGGGCCGAGCGGTTGGATGAAAACGCGGCGGCGGTGGACGTCGGCCTGTCGGCGGAGGACTTGCGGCGGATCGACGCGGCGCTGCCTCCGGGCACTGCCTCGGGGGAGCGGTACTGA